In Lycium barbarum isolate Lr01 chromosome 9, ASM1917538v2, whole genome shotgun sequence, the DNA window AATATATGTACGGAAACATGACCTTTTTTTCTCTATCATGTACGGACTACTTTTTCCTCTTTTCTACTCTACTCTACTCTCCTTCCAGCTCGCCATTTTCACTCCGTTTCTCACACAGAAGCTCGTTCCTCACTGCCTAAAAAGATGTTGTCTTTATGGGAACGACGTATTTGGTTTTGGTGCTCAGTGTTGTCTTGTACAGCTACGTTGGTTTCAGTCGTTGCTGATGGCGTGAGCATAGAGAGCCCCATCACCATCATTTTACCTGTTGTTCTTATCCCGGTATTTGGTTGGATGATTATATTGTATCTTGAGCCAGCTTATCGAGGTGAAGAGATGCCAGCTGCTATTACTCCAGAGTCAGTGAGGTGGTGCAACCCTATAGGAGTTGTACTCGGGGGGATTGTAGTTATTGGACTCTACTGTAGGCGGCCAGCGACTTTCGAGCTCCATCTTGCATTTTTTTTGGGATTTGTGTCTGTCTTTTCCATCGACATGCTATTGAGGCCCGTGGGGACCGATATGGGCTTACTGTATGCTTTCTATGGACTCTGTATTGGCACTTCTGTCAGAGACTATCACTATCAGTATCCTACGTGGGTGATTTTTATAGTGTGTACTGCACTTGTCTTTGTGAGGGCACACTTTGAGTCCACCAGTATTGTGGCGGCGACTGCTGCGGCTAGGGAGGCGGCGACTACTGCTGTGGCTAGGGAGATTGGAGATGCTATAGAGGCTGGTGATGCTGCACAGGCTGCTCGCTCAGGTAATTTCAATCACTCATTTGGTTATGGTCTTAGCATTGCTATATATGGAAATATATTTGCATTTATACAggtattttgtttctttttttggtATAGATTGTGTGTTCTGTTCTTGATATTAGTTCATGAAAAATAGGTCTTTTTCCTTGTATGTTTTATGTTTGAAGTAAAACTAGTTAAAGATTAGATCTTTATTTCTTTTGCTGATCAAGTATGGTTCTTTTTGTCTTGATTTTGTGTTCCTTTTCTTGAAAGCAATTGATGAATAATGAGGTTTTAGAATTTAATATGAAAAATGAGGTTGTCAACTACTATATCTTTCTTTGTCACAAAATGCTGCATCAATGTCCGGTAACGATTCGATCATTTAAGGCGCTTTTTCAATACTCGGTCGCGGTATAATAAGTGTAATACATTAATCTTTTATTCTcgtggaaaataatttttagggAGGTGACATGATTTTTACATCAACCGTAGAAACTGAAGATGCCTAATTTTGAGTGAATGACTAGGTTTGTGCTATGATTATTGCTGACTAGGTTTGTGCTATGATTATTGCAGATGAGGTGGAGGAAGCTAAGGAAGACTGATCTTGGTGATGCTGCATTCAGAAAACCTACTAGTTTTTGTGCTAAAAGGGGATACAGACATGAAGTAACATGTACCAAGTTAATCAATTTATGCCTATGCCTTTGCTGGATTGTTTGGATATATTTTGCCTTATTCATAATGTGTTGAGATTTTAGTATAAGTATGTTATAAGTATGTAGTAGTAGTACTAAGATTGGTTTGCTCAAGGTTCGGTTATCTTAATATGCAAGTATATGTACTGATTTTGACTAACTGCGTTTTTATTTCTTTTCGTTTATTTACTCTCAAACATGAGTACTCTATATGAACTTCATAGTTCATACAGCATACAGGAAAAGTTCATTAGTTCATACAACATACAGGAAAAACAAAAGGTCTTTCGCTTTGCGTTTTGCtaaatttttgttcttttccattTTCTACGGGTCCGGTTACCCCTTTAAACTAAAATGAAGTTATCACACCGTTTTTTTGTTGACATGGCATGGAGAATTATTACTTTTAAAACGCGTGAGGACCCATAAAAAACACTCTCTTGGCCGGGAAAAGCAATAATTTGGCCAAATATTCCATTTCTCTTTCACTCCGTCGGTCATTTTTCCTCCAAGTTTTCAAAAACCCCAACTCTTTCAACTCATTAACCATAACCAACTATTTTATATTACTTACAATTTCTTACTTGAGCCATGAAAAGCAAAACCCAGCTcatcaaatcatatttcaaattaACATATCCATGTTATGCCAGAAATAAGAGTAGAAGGTACATTGACTACGAGAAGAAGAACTAGGAAAAAAGTTCCTCTGTGGCACAGAAAGAGGAGACAAGCCACTCCAAAAGCATGCTGGTTCCTCATTGCAATCGACATAACCACTTTTAATCTTCTCATTCGTTGAATATGCAAATAAAGCCACAAATATAAAGATGTAGAAAATCAATGAAGCAAAACTGCTGCATTATTATTTCCTATAAGAGCTATCAATACTGTCCGTTAATATACACATTGAGCTGCCACCGTTTAAGAAGAGTATTCTCCAAACAAACTTACGGAACTTTAATACAAAGACTGAAATAAAGGTTGCAACCACATCGACAGCAGCAATAATGACAGGGGACATAAGCAAAGCATCACTCTTAAATCCTAATAATGTTTGGAGAAGCATAGAGTATAAGAGTGTAAACGccagtgagttgttggaacaagggAATTGGAAGAATCAAATGGGGTTTGTACTTCTCAGACGATTGATGAGAAGGTTGGTCTAtgttttctttgatttttctCGTCATCAAAAGGTCAGCAAATTCAGTAGTAACATAATCCACTCCTCGGATCTTTTTTTAACAATTGTGCAGCCTCGTTTTCCCTCTCCCGTATTGATCAACCCACTAGGACTATGAGGAAGGAGTACGGATAGAGGATTGATGACTATTAGTGGCACTGGCAACCCAATTACCAAGATCAGAAATAGTTTTGTCTCCATAGTTCACCACAGCTAAGCATGCCAGTGTGGCCATTGGCAGTAGTGCTAGTAACAGCACCAAAAAACTGAGAGGTCAACCATCAGCAGCTCATCCCATGGCTCTTCTATAATAATAAAGAGAATATACTACTGCTGGCCATTAATCCTGTTGAAATTGGTACCAatattttgcctttttttttccaTTGATACGGTTAAAATACAGTGATAAGGGCACAAGATAGAGCAAGAACGAACGTGTGAATCAAAGACTCATCACATGACAAAAATAAAAAGAGCAAACAACTCATAATTTGTGAGATACTAATGATTTGTCCTTCTACAAACACCCTTCAAATCAGCAAGGCAGCTGCTCCAACTCCTTTTTAGAATGCACAGGTACTTCAGGAGCACAATAAGTCACGTATCTATAGAAACTGTAACCTAAGCAGAAGCTCAAAGCCAAAGCTCTAACTAACAATTCTACGTTCAGCATGTAACCAAGAACCTGCATTACTAATCCCACCAATATGTCTTTTACTCCAATGTCATATGCTATGCGCGTGAAGTGCGCAAAGATATAGAAATATGTGGTGAAGCCTAGCAGTAGCTCGAGATACCCATAATTGAACTCCAAAAGGTGATGCAAGGTTACTGCCATTATCATAGGAATGACCTCGATCATAAATTTCGCCTTGGCACCCATTAACCGGAAAGGCATGTCGCGATACCAATAAACAACAGAGTACACCACAACACTATGAGTTATGGAGCTAACAGGAAAGATAATAATGTCGAGAACCATCAAGATGTTGTAAACATGTCGAGCACCAGTGAACTTCAGTAAGGCAAAGAACATGCATGACCATGGAACGTAACTAAAAAGAAACCACCATAAATCATTACCATAAATGAAACGCCCTGAAAGAAACACAAGAAAAAAGGAATTCAGCATCTCAAAGAAAGTTACAAAAAACACACGGCATTGAGCACACCAAGACAATTGGAGAGGGCAACTGTGCACGAAAAATCACCACTTCAAAGACTAAAAAAGAAGCAACTTCTCGTCTCCAAACAGTATCAGCAAAGAAATTCCACCAAAGCTAGAAAACACCACATAAAGCTAGTCATTTTTTTCTGAGCATGTTTAACTAAGAGGTTTAGGGAATATCTTCACATGTCAAAACTGCAAAAAGGATAATGTGGGCTAGAATTAACCGAGCAAACGTTAATGTACCTCCTATTCATAAGTGAGCTAGGAAAAGATCTGTAACAGCTGACAGAAATTTCTTTGATAAAAGAACTTCAAAGGAAATCCTATGATCAAACAGGAATATAATGGGCAGAACAACTTGATAGACTTTTATTATCTCTGCTCAAAGACTATAACACACTGACTACTTATGCATTCCTTAAGTTTCAGCTTCCATCTATGTGATAgattacaacaacatacccagtgtgatccGACAAGTGGGGTCTCGGGAGGGTGgggtgtatgcagaccttacccctgtCTTTGTGGGATAGAGAGGTTTatttcgatagaccctcggctcaagaaaaatcCTTTTTCAGAACAGGAGAGTAAATAAGCTATGATGAAAATATTGAAGAAAGAGAAAGTACTGACAGCCAAAATAATAAAGATAACCAAAGTAATAGTAACAACAATAGTAGAATAAGATAATCTATGTTATAGATTGCTAAGCTTAAATTAACCTCATATATAGTTTCTACGGCATGAAGAAACCCAATATAATGTTGAGGTAAAAAGACTTAATTACCAGCACGTCCTGCTACACCAAACCCTGACACGGCCCACCTAAACTTCTTGAAAGATGAAACCACGGCGTCGAAGCTTTGAGAGAAAAACGTCCATGTGCCGAGGAAGAGGCTACGGGGAGAGGCACAGAGAGGGAGAACTTCTTCACCCGGGCGGCTGCAGATACTGTCAACAAACaagaaagtatatatatatatatcaagaacCAAGCTtggcttttttttctttttttaaatgtGCTTTTAGTATTCAAAGGCTGACAATTTCAAAAATATTAGATACAAACAGAATTTGTAAAACCCAGGAAGCAAGCTTGgatttatttattaaaaaaaaaaaaaaaagttcctcAGAGAAAATTTGCAAAAAAGAGGACCCAAGGGTGGATAAAAAAAAAGGTTCCTTTAGAGTTAAAAGAGTGAAAATTTTGCAGGATTAGAAGAGGATACCAATTGCAATAACAGTGatgtaattattattattataaatagAAAACAAAAGCGAATACCTGATTGATAAATCCATAGTATTAGTTTTCATCATCAAATCCCACCAACACCAAGACCAAGAAAACCAAAACAATTTTACTTAATGACTTTAATTTCCTTCCTCATCCTTATACAGATATAGAGAGAGGCGTCCTATTTTGCCTTGGATTCACTCTTCTACAATTATTAGGACTTCGTTAAAAAGAATGAATTATATTTTCACCTCACCTTCAAAATAGTCCCGCACTTTACATAGTTGATCAAAATGCTCCCTTACGTTTGACCGCAGCTTCAAAATAGTCCCCCACTTCGTGTACGTCTCTCAAAAAGTGGTGATTTGGGAAAGGAAATACTTTTAAAACTAGGAAATAATTTTAATTACAGTACAACCAGGATTCAAATTGCCTTTAATAATTtctaattataatttttaaaaagaTACTAATTGAAAGaaattaattccgtgattattctcattgatggaattggtaaatataccatagttacaatgtcctattaggatacaaaatatactaacttaaattagaagatttacaaaatattctatgactacatatttacatCATTTATCatacccccgcagtcgaaacgggaggttgacgaacactgagactgtcccgaaaatcctcaaataagacctgtggcagtcctttagtgaaaatatcggcgagctgatatcgggacggaacatgaaggacacgtacTTGGCCATGCGccaccttctcacgaacaaaatggatatccatctcaatgtgcttggtaCGCTGATGCTGGACTGGATTCCCTGACAAGTAAATAGCACTAACATTATCGCAATACAccaaagtagccttagggatcggacaatgtagCTCCAAGAGTAGGTTACGTAGCCAGCATGATTCAGAGATAACATTAGCAACCCCCttatattctgcttccgcactggagcgggaaagagtaggttggcgtttggatgaccaagatatcaaattgtctcccaaaaacacgcaataacccgacgttGAACGTCGTGTGTCGGGACATCCCCCAGTCAACATCAGTATacgaaaccaaatcagtaaccgAAGATGGATAGAGATGCAAATCATGATCAAaagtaccctgaatataccgaataatccgtttaagagcaagcatatgcgtatctcgtggagcatgcatatgaagacaaatctgctgcacggcataagaaatatccggtctggtgaaggtaagatactgaagagcacctgcaagactccggaaatgagtgggatcttgtcacaccccgatcttactagggtgtgatgggcacccgaccccgtattcggagccgagcgaactcgctgactcttattacatacttaacctctttggactcttacatcaataaggagtggaaaacatagtaaagctttcaatttttcttttttttcatcgtactcaaatca includes these proteins:
- the LOC132608852 gene encoding uncharacterized protein LOC132608852 isoform X1, whose translation is MMKTNTMDLSISICSRPGEEVLPLCASPRSLFLGTWTFFSQSFDAVVSSFKKFRWAVSGFGVAGRAGRFIYGNDLWWFLFSYVPWSCMFFALLKFTGARHVYNILMVLDIIIFPVSSITHSVVVYSVVYWYRDMPFRLMGAKAKFMIEVIPMIMAVTLHHLLEFNYGYLELLLGFTTYFYIFAHFTRIAYDIGVKDILVGLVMQVLGYMLNVELLVRALALSFCLGYSFYRYVTYCAPEVPVHSKKELEQLPC
- the LOC132608852 gene encoding uncharacterized protein LOC132608852 isoform X2 translates to MMKTNTMDLSISRPGEEVLPLCASPRSLFLGTWTFFSQSFDAVVSSFKKFRWAVSGFGVAGRAGRFIYGNDLWWFLFSYVPWSCMFFALLKFTGARHVYNILMVLDIIIFPVSSITHSVVVYSVVYWYRDMPFRLMGAKAKFMIEVIPMIMAVTLHHLLEFNYGYLELLLGFTTYFYIFAHFTRIAYDIGVKDILVGLVMQVLGYMLNVELLVRALALSFCLGYSFYRYVTYCAPEVPVHSKKELEQLPC